AACTTCCGGGTTTGGGTTTCCAAAGAAGGCGGAGAAAACATTAGAAAAACGGAAAGTGCCAAAAGGATTCCGCCGCTTAGGATATACGGTCTTCTTTTTCCGAGTTTGGTTCGAGTATGATCGGAGATATAACCCATAAGCGGGTCCGAGATCGCGTCCCATAAGACCGCGATTGCAAGTGCGATTCCGGCTAACGAGGCCTTGAGCCCCACAGCCGTTACGAAAAATTCTAAAAGATAAATCTGCGCTAAAACCTCTACGGCGGTGATTCCGATTTCGGCCACCGCGTATCCGGCCATAATTCGTGTGGGAACAGACTGGGAAGTCCGCATGGTAAACTCCGGAAGAATTCTTACTAAGCGGTTAGCCTTTCGTATAAACCGCTTGTTTTTTTAGACCTTTTTTGCGAAGCAATGGTCCGAGGCTTCCGGTCATTGCCGGAAATAAATTTCCGATCTTTGCGAGAATTCCTCTGCTTCCCGGAATCAAAACCTCGAGCGGTTTTTTCGTAAGAACTTTCCCGAGAATGATTTTGGAAACCTCTTCGACGGTAAGAACCTTGTTCCCCGAAAAAGTCATCGAAGCTTGTTCGTAATCTTTTTGAAGATCGAGCATCGGAGTTTTGATTGCGTCCGGACAAACCACCGTTATGTGAACGTTCTTTTCCTTTAACTCTTGCGCGATCGCAAGGGAGAATCCTCGGACCGCGAACTTAGAAGTGGAATACAAGGAAATTCCCGAAATCGGAGCCACTCCGGCCAAGGACGCGATGTTTACGATATGACCCGCACCGTCCGCGACCATACGAACCGCGGCTTCTCTCGTTCCATACATAACGCCCTTCGCGTTGATATCCATATGACGGTCGATCTGATTTGCCGGAACCTCGTAGATATAACCGGGTAAAAGATAACCCGCTACGTTTAAAAGCGCGTCGATTCGTCCCCATTTTTTATAGGCGAGATCCATGACTTTTTTCCAATCGGAAGGAGAAGTAACGTCGAGTTTGGAAACGAGAACTCGTTCTTTTTCGTTTTTCCAAGGAGTCGAGAATTTTTTGAGTTCCTTCTCGTTGATGTCCGTGATTAGAATCGAATGTCCAGCGGCGAACGCTTCTTCGGCTAATTTTTTTCCGAGTCCTCCCGCGCATCCGGTGATGAATAAAATCATATTCTATTTTCCTTATTTAGGTTACGGGAGAACCGAACGACAATCTTCCGAAGCTGAAAGTCGGAGCCGTTCCGGGAAAAAGCCAATAGCTCGTCATCTCCGAAGAAGGCATAACGTTGTAAAAGTCGGGGTTGCGCGAGGAAATTCCCGCCATTTCCTTTTCCTGAACCATGGAAATATATTGTTCCAATCCGATTTCGAGGGTGTT
This genomic stretch from Leptospira kmetyi serovar Malaysia str. Bejo-Iso9 harbors:
- a CDS encoding SDR family NAD(P)-dependent oxidoreductase, whose amino-acid sequence is MILFITGCAGGLGKKLAEEAFAAGHSILITDINEKELKKFSTPWKNEKERVLVSKLDVTSPSDWKKVMDLAYKKWGRIDALLNVAGYLLPGYIYEVPANQIDRHMDINAKGVMYGTREAAVRMVADGAGHIVNIASLAGVAPISGISLYSTSKFAVRGFSLAIAQELKEKNVHITVVCPDAIKTPMLDLQKDYEQASMTFSGNKVLTVEEVSKIILGKVLTKKPLEVLIPGSRGILAKIGNLFPAMTGSLGPLLRKKGLKKQAVYTKG